One Coffea arabica cultivar ET-39 chromosome 5e, Coffea Arabica ET-39 HiFi, whole genome shotgun sequence DNA segment encodes these proteins:
- the LOC113688399 gene encoding uncharacterized protein, translated as MILRNGKEIQGPELATSKDKDEEKIEKEVEEEDRNSKNQVVLPNLIIEVKTNSPPFSSRLEKPKKQDKKKEILEVFHKVTINIPLLDAIKQVLKYTKFLKNLCINKKELRRDEHIVVGENVLAILQRKLPLKCRDPGIFTIPCKIGHSKIKNAMLDLGVSIHVMPKSICDSLNLEPLKETGIIIQLADRTFAYSDGVGKDVLVQVDGLIFPADFYVFYMNDRSAPNPSPLLLGRTFLSIAQTKIDISKGTLIMKFDGEIVYFNIFDTMEHPVNSHSVFAIHATNPSVQEFSEFDCKDKFKIAANKYHGMKALYEVKKSRKLKKMVAFNDYLDPREMSLNARKSELHPD; from the coding sequence ATGATCTTAAGGAACGGGAAGGAGATTCAGGGGCCCGAACTTGCGACTTCAAAGGACAAGGATGAGGAAAAGATCGAGAAAGAGGTTGAAGAGGAGGACAGAAACAGTAAAAATCAAGTAGTACTCCCTAACCTAATCATTGAGGTTAAAACTAATTCGCCTCCCTTTTCTAGCAGGTTGGAGAAACCGAAAAAACAGGAcaagaagaaagagattttgGAGGTATTCCACAAGGTGACAATCAATATCCCTTTGTTGGATGCGATCAAGCAAGTGCTAAAATACACTAAATTCTTAAAAAACTTGTGCATCAACAAGAAGGAGTTGAGGAGGGATGAGCATATTGTGGTAGGTGAGAACGTTTTAGCGATTTTACAAAGAAAACTACCACTTAAATGCAGAGATCCAGGTATATTTACTATCCCCTGTAAGATTGGACATTCTAAGATTAAAAATGCCATGCTCGATTTAGGGGTTTCTATTCATGTAATGCCTAAATCAATCTGTGATTCCCTAAATTTAGAACCTTTAAAAGAAACAgggataataattcaattggctGATCGTACATTTGCTTATTCGGATGGGGTAGGTAAGGATGTTTTAGTGCAAgtagatggattaatttttcctgcTGATTTTTATGTGTTTTACATGAATGATAGAAGTGCCCCAAATCCATCACCTTTGTTGTTAGGTAGAACCTTCTTGAGTATTGCCCAGACTAAGATTGATATTAGTAAGGGTACTCTAAtaatgaaatttgatggagaaatagtCTATTTTAACATTTTTGATACAATGGAACATCCTGTTAACTCTCATTCTGTGTTTGCCATTCATGCTACTAATCCCTCTGTGCAAGAATTTTCTGAATTCGATTGTAAGGATAAATTCAAAATTGCTGCGAACAAGTATCATGGGATGAAAGCACTTTATGAGGTGAAAAAgagtagaaaattaaaaaagatgGTTGCATTCAATGACTATTTGGATCCCAGAGAAATGTCGCTGAATGCAAGAAAATCTGAATTACATCCAGATTGA
- the LOC140006355 gene encoding uncharacterized protein, producing MTEEEDKYEFSEPTRIQNLVKNYSYLGFLHGWLSAAWRGAGRSFAAVLQAQPSPSSSPCKIKTAAQYRGEPAVLFSAEDIAKLSAPFTFAVVGKFSHGRPSLDVTRKSLLAIGFKSTFTVGLLDQRHILIRFCLEEDFLRCWTKGFWNVAEFPMRVFKWSLDFTVSSESSQAPVWIALEHLPIHFFDKVSLFSIANTIGNPLQIDTATASLSRPSVARICVDLDVSQDLPERIWIGTCNSGIWQRLLYENLPLNGSRGTPLTAAAVAQTHEDTTGAKQSKAPQLAYLITRTGPNQKNEELGQPSHVSMARQAQVGSGQVECSSCVCLDGGQVAAGQVEDSGAPAPVLKVSATSPVLGRICDDSQIQQVAHEKLSPQGSLSDGEDLPEVGARDRKTLVASFQQFSKALGPRVQQKFAEREADGFTMVLSRKARKKRATIPLTRQVLTRQAAKAITELPYSGSSYTWSGVRSGSRIWKRLDRVLANHQWLSFLPNTSVQHLNRATSDHTPLLVHLRGADASAPKPFKFQNFWVSSSEFQSTVQSNWELPTQGYGMYRLAFKLKRLKACLRHWSRQHFGNIFQAVRQNEFEVQQKEILFEAAPTDEARAELHRAKGILLRSLRVEEDYWRQKARLRWLKDGDCNTRYFHALVREKRSKMAIHRIKDAGGSWLEDEDSIGQEAVDFFQSLLTAEEVSDVDDLLVHVPRLVTEHQNDVLLGEVTMEEVKRVVFDLDKDSAPGVDGFTGIFFRHCWNIVALDILAATKDFLAGTPIPKGIASTLIVLIPKKPNPSTFADFRPISLCTFVNKIFTKVLANRLQPILSGIVSAEQSAFCPGRDIAENVLLAQEMIASIDKRARGNNCIFKLDMMKAFDRVSWWFLRQLLCKFGFDYRFILPILNNLSHSWFSVLVNGRSKGFFQASRGIKQGDPLSPLLFILASEALSRGLNAQVEGGRVVPYATSRGCVRVTHLSFADDIIIFSRGDRRSVGNLVRFLNLYQTATGQRINNHKSLFIASRRCGTGQIRRIQQMTGFRHGTLPLPYLGCNLYAGRRKKEYFQFLIDKFIAKLAGWQKKILSQGGRLILIKHVLSAIPTHVLAVMDPPSGVLKELERLMANFFWGQTELGPKHHWRSWKNLCYPVEEDGLGIRSFKSIQGAFSCKLWWQFRHSSSLWALFMRSRYSEDNGVVCGASRVWRRMLSVSDMVTQSTRLIELDDRARPAWTLTSSGDFTISSAWDALRPKRACLGSRKCVWSASAPCKIAVFMWKLLNRYLPFPDALQRFGLQLPSKCSFCLNGESQDHVFSECVLASQVWSFFARAMWVPQSPTADTISRLQQWWLCHPPGSARGKLCKVLPSLICWGLWKARNMAVFEGVVLTPTQVCWNIQTLLHHLSQVRPFARVTQDDGELVRSGLFLRLTSPKRMAPRWVLWESPPEGFVKLNVDGSSLGNPGSSGAGGVFRDSGGNVLRGFSYFLGSRTNMEAEASALLEAMLLSTGYHSLQVEMDSQVLMAMVNDNGRVPWKLWKTISRIQALALGRQVTFSHVYREANGVADALANLASSTGVDHSFGASTLPDYIQGLARLDKMRMPYVRLS from the exons ATGACTGAG GAGGAAGATAAGTATGAATTCTCTGAGCCAACCAGGATCCAGAATTTGGTGAAGAACTACTCATA TTTAGGTTTTCTGCATGGCTGGCTTTCAGCCGCCTGGAGGGGGGCTGGCCGCTCCTTTGCGGCTGTGCTCCAGGCGCAGCCTTCACCCTCATCATCTCCTTGCAAGATCAAGACTGCTGCACAATACCGTGGAGAGCCGGCCGTCCTTTTCTCGGCAGAGGATATTGCAAAGCTTTCTGCTCCTTTCACTTTTGCTGTGGTCGGAAAATTTTCCCATGGCAGGCCAAGTCTAGATGTCACTCGTAAGTCACTCCTGGCGATCGGTTTCAAGTCCACTTTCACTGTCGGTTTGCTAGATCAGAGGCATATCCTCATACGGTTTTGCTTGGAGGAAGATTTCCTTCGGTGCTGGACAAAGGGGTTCTGGAACGTTGCAGAATTCCCAATGCGTGTTTTTAAATGGAGCCTAGATTTTACAGTTTCAAGTGAATCTTCACAAGCCCCTGTCTGGATTGCGTTAGAGCATTTACCAATCCATTTTTTTGATAAGGTGTCACTTTTCTCTATTGCCAACACCATTGGCAACCCACTACAAATTGATACCGCAACTGCATCTTTGTCGAGGCCCAGTGTGGCACGCATCTGCGTGGATCTTGATGTCTCACAGGACCTACCCGAGCGTATCTGGATTGGGACATGCAACTCTGGCATCTGGCAACGCCTCCTCTACGAGAACCTGCCGCT GAATGGATCCAGGGGCACTCCTCTGACGGCGGCGGCGGTAGCCCAGACCCACGAAGACACGACTGGTGCAAAGCAATCCAAAGCTCCACAACTAGCGTATCTCATCACCAGAACTGGCCCAAACCAGAAGAATGAAGAACTGGGGCAGCCATCACATGTCTCTATGGCTCGACAGGCGCAGGTGGGCAGCGGTCAGGTTGAGTGCTCTAGTTGCGTGTGCCTAGATGGTGGGCAGGTTGCGGCGGGCCAGGTTGAGGATAGCGGTGCTCCCGCTCCTGTCTTGAAAGTTTCTGCAACCTCTCCAGTCTTGGGTCGTATCTGCGATGATTCGCAAATCCAGCAAGTTGCGCATGAGAAGCTATCCCCCCAAGGCTCCCTTTCGGATGGAGAGGATTTGCCAGAGGTGGGTGCGCGTGATAGGAAGACACTGGTTGCCTCTTTTCAGCAGTTCAGCAAGGCACTGGGGCCTCGGGTTCAGCAGAAGTTTGCTGAACGGGAGGCAGATGGTTTCACCATGGTACTCTCGCGAAAGGCAAGGAAGAAGCGAGCTACCATCCCTCTGACCCGACAGGTCTTGACACGGCAAGCTGCTAAAGCCATTACG GAGTTGCCTTACTCTGGAAGCTCATATACTTGGTCTGGCGTTCGGTCAGGATCTAGGATATGGAAGCGGTTGGATAGGGTCCTGGCCAATCACCAATGGCTCAGTTTCCTACCAAATACTTCGGTCCAGCATCTAAATCGGGCCACCTCTGATCATACGCCCTTATTGGTGCATCTGCGGGGGGCTGATGCTAGTGCTCCCAAGCCTTTTAAGTTTCAAAATTTCTGGGTTTCTAGCTCGGAGTTTCAATCGACGGTGCAGAGCAATTGGGAACTTCCTACGCAGGGATATGGTATGTACCGGTTGGCTTTCAAGCTAAAACGCTTGAAGGCATGCTTACGCCACTGGAGCAGGCAACATTTTGGCAACATATTTCAAGCTGTTCGGCAGAACGAGTTTGAGGTCCAGCAAAAGGAAATTTTGTTCGAGGCTGCCCCGACGGACGAGGCGAGAGCTGAGCTCCATCGGGCCAAAGGCATCCTATTGCGCAGTCTTCGGGTGGAAGAGGACTACTGGCGTCAAAAGGCCCGCCTACGGTGGTTAAAGGATGGGGATTGCAATACACGCTACTTCCATGCTTTAGTGAGGGAGAAGCGCTCGAAGATGGCTATACATCGCATTAAGGATGCGGGGGGGAGTTGGCTTGAGGATGAAGACAGCATTGGCCAGGAAGCGGTTGATTTTTTCCAGAGTCTTCTTACAGCTGAGGAGGTTAGCGACGTGGATGATCTGCTGGTACACGTTCCGCGGCTCGTGACTGAGCATCAAAACGATGTCTTATTGGGGGAGGTAACCATGGAGGAGGTCAAGAGGGTGGTTTTCGACCTCGATAAGGATAGTGCCCCGGGTGTGGATGGATTCACTGGCATTTTTTTCCGTCACTGCTGGAATATCGTAGCTCTTGACATCTTAGCAGCGACTAAGGATTTTTTAGCTGGGACTCCGATCCCAAAAGGAATTGCTAGCACTTTGATTGTCCTAATCCCGAAGAAGCCAAACCCATCTACGTTTGCCGATTTTAGGCCCATTAGCCTATGCACCTTTGTAAACAAGATTTTTACAAAGGTCCTTGCTAATCGTTTGCAGCCAATCCTCTCGGGCATTGTTTCTGCGGAGCAATCCGCTTTCTGCCCTGGTCGTGATATTGCTGAAAACGTGCTCTTGGCGCAAGAAATGATTGCCTCCATTGACAAGAGGGCACGGGGAAATAACTGCATCTTCAAGCTGGACATGATGAAGGCTTTTGATAGGGTGTCATGGTGGTTCCTACGGCAGCTACTTTGCAAGTTTGGTTTTGACTACCGATTCATTTTGCCTATTTTAAATAACCTCTCCCACAGCTGGTTCTCTGTGTTGGTCAATGGCAGGTCCAAAGGTTTTTTCCAGGCCTCCCGTGGGATTAAGCAAGGCGATCCTCTGTCCCCCCTCCTCTTCATTCTGGCATCTGAGGCTCTAAGTAGGGGACTGAATGCACAGGTCGAGGGGGGCAGAGTGGTTCCCTATGCAACGTCACGTGGTTGCGTTCGGGTCACTCACTTGTCCTTTGCTGACGACATCATCATTTTTTCGCGCGGAGATAGAAGGTCGGTCGGGAATTTGGTTCGGTTCTTAAATTTATACCAAACTGCAACAGGCCAGCGGATTAACAATCACAAGAGTTTATTCATAGCATCGAGGCGGTGTGGAACTGGCCAGATTCGTCGTATTCAACAGATGACTGGTTTCAGGCATGGAACTCTGCCGCTTCCTTATTTGGGATGCAACCTATATGCAGGACGTAGGAAAAAAGAATACTTCCAATTTCTAATCGATAAATTCATTGCTAAACTTGCGGGCTGGCAGAAAAAGATCCTCTCCCAGGGGGGGCGACTCATACTTATTAAGCATGTGCTCTCTGCCATACCTACGCACGTGTTAGCCGTCATGGACCCGCCATCCGGGGTGCTAAAGGAGCTGGAACGCCTTATGGCCAATTTTTTCTGGGGGCAGACGGAGCTGGGCCCTAAACATCATTGGCGTTCCTGGAAAAACCTATGTTATCCAGTGGAGGAGGATGGCCTTGGCATACGTTCTTTTAAAAGCATACAAGGGGCTTTCAGCTGCAAACTGTGGTGGCAGTTCCGCCATTCTTCCTCCTTGTGGGCACTATTCATGCGATCCCGTTATAGTGAGGACAATGGGGTAGTCTGTGGAGCATCCAGAGTCTGGCGACGAATGCTGTCCGTTTCTGATATGGTGACGCAGTCCACCCGCTTAATTGAGTTAGACGACAGAGCTAGACCAGCTTGGACCCTCACATCTTCTGGCGATTTCACCATTTCTTCAGCTTGGGACGCTTTGCGGCCCAAAAGAGCTTGCCTTGGATCTAGGAAGTGTGTATGGAGTGCCAGTGCTCCTTGCAAGATTGCTGTCTTTATGTGGAAGCTGCTCAATCGGTATCTCCCTTTCCCTGATGCCCTTCAGCGGTTTGGCCTCCAACTCCCCTCAAAGTGCTCGTTTTGCTTGAATGGAGAGTCTCAAGATCACGTCTTCTCGGAATGCGTTCTAGCATCTCAGGTTTGGAGTTTTTTCGCCAGGGCCATGTGGGTTCCTCAGTCGCCTACGGCCGACACTATCTCCCGTTTACAGCAATGGTGGCTATGTCATCCTCCAGGCTCTGCACGGGGTAAGCTGTGCAAGGTATTGCCGTCGCTAATCTGTTGGGGCCTTTGGAAAGCTAGGAACATGGCGGTGTTTGAGGGCGTTGTTTTAACCCCAACTCAGGTTTGCTGGAATATTCAAACGCTGCTGCATCACTTGTCCCAGGTCCGGCCTTTCGCTCGAGTGACGCAGGATGACGGGGAGCTGGTCCGCTCGGGCTTGTTTCTCCGACTGACGTCACCGAAGCGGATGGCCCCACGCTGGGTCCTTTGGGAATCACCACCTGAGGGGTTTGTAAAATTGAATGTTGATGGCTCATCTCTAGGGAATCCAGGCTCATCTGGTGCGGGAGGTGTGTTTCGTGACTCGGGGGGTAATGTCCTCCGTGGTTTCTCCTATTTTTTGGGCTCAAGGACAAACATGGAAGCGGAGGCCTCGGCATTACTGGAGGCTATGTTGCTCTCCACAGGTTACCACTCTCTGCAAGTTGAAATGGACTCTCAGGTTCTGATGGCTATGGTGAATGACAATGGACGAGTACCTTGGAAGCTATGGAAGACTATCTCACGCATCCAAGCCTTAGCGCTGGGCCGCCAGGTTACCTTCTCTCATGTCTATCGGGAGGCAAACGGGGTGGCTGACGCCCTGGCAAATCTAGCAAGTTCCACGGGTGTCGATCACAGCTTTGGGGCCTCCACCCTCCCGGACTACATACAGGGGCTAGCCCGCCTAGATAAGATGCGAATGCCTTATGTACGGTTGTCTTAG